In the genome of Deinococcus deserti VCD115, one region contains:
- a CDS encoding PolC-type DNA polymerase III: MNVVVFDLETTGLSPERDGIVEIGALRVVNGQVHEHLRYETLVRPTNAAGERLMIPWHAQRVHGISNEMVRSAPTIEEVLPEFLEFVGDSAVVAHNVGFDCGFMRAQARRLGMVWAPAGEHCTVQLSRRAFPKERAHNLTVLAERLGLNFAPGGRHRSFGDVQVTAHAYVRLLELLATAEPQQRVSGKRGRTLRGMTNCSGE, translated from the coding sequence GTGAACGTTGTCGTGTTCGACCTGGAAACCACCGGCCTCTCCCCGGAACGGGACGGGATTGTGGAGATCGGTGCCCTTCGAGTCGTGAATGGGCAGGTGCACGAACACCTCAGATACGAGACGCTGGTCCGGCCCACCAACGCCGCAGGCGAGCGCCTGATGATTCCCTGGCATGCCCAGCGGGTGCATGGCATCAGCAACGAGATGGTCCGCAGCGCACCAACAATCGAGGAGGTCCTGCCGGAATTCCTGGAGTTTGTGGGGGACTCGGCTGTGGTGGCCCACAATGTGGGATTCGACTGCGGGTTTATGCGCGCCCAGGCCCGCCGCCTGGGAATGGTCTGGGCCCCGGCAGGCGAGCACTGTACGGTGCAGCTTTCCCGCAGAGCCTTTCCCAAAGAGCGTGCCCATAACCTGACCGTGCTGGCCGAGCGTCTGGGGCTGAATTTCGCGCCGGGCGGTCGACACCGCAGTTTCGGTGACGTCCAGGTCACCGCGCACGCCTACGTGCGTCTGCTGGAGTTGCTGGCAACGGCGGAGCCCCAGCAGAGGGTTTCGGGAAAGCGGGGTCGTACCTTGAGGGGAATGACGAATTGTAGCGGTGAATAA
- a CDS encoding phosphodiester glycosidase family protein produces the protein MKGTSSFRRRRLLKLALLSGTLLLTTAAARPLAIGGALQSASVGTRVIGGNEMLAVWTLPRLGVSVRNDPLDLRLLLGGRELRYSPDTGWQALGFALSAPLPVPQITDGSLYVPLQALLALNVGVLADTPDLLDIRAPASVPTTTLPPTRPAPGTVATTPVSPSPAAPAPVPPASAAPVAPPAPAFTPVARLDTVRISRTLHRTVEVQRVVLELSGLAPHSVTREARGLRVSLPGVSAQSSVQTLPSGDTLSVTQTATGTNVALATGGGRSEIFTLENPHRVVIDTTTYTDTRVPPPINPDQLPTGVTYRHSGNLHLLSFDPARFQARVVSAPQGRAMDVAQLVKGAGAVAGVNGGYFDPASSLPVDLVAVGGLMTAGSLEKRATVGFTAQGEPLFGYPRPRYVLSGSWGTVTVNAVRSRATPSLLTAFVGDGRTAVGADTLTTLYLQPGATSVTRALSGVNTPPAGTLAFTFDPARYPQLPRAAGQPLSAALNWQASDAPWPTAQDALSAGPLLLQGGRVVLNPAREDFDTRTNIWRPTRQVAFGTLNGQPTIAYLEHGTPEAFAAALARAGMQDAVRLDSGSSATAYLSGGYADLGGYLNTVWSRPVPNAIVFVPKTNTARTK, from the coding sequence CGGCACTTTGCTGCTGACCACGGCGGCGGCCCGTCCGCTGGCCATTGGCGGCGCGCTGCAAAGCGCAAGCGTAGGCACCCGCGTTATCGGGGGCAATGAGATGCTGGCGGTATGGACCCTCCCGCGCCTTGGGGTCAGCGTCCGCAACGACCCGCTGGACCTGCGGCTGCTGCTCGGAGGCCGCGAACTGCGCTACTCGCCCGACACCGGCTGGCAGGCCCTGGGGTTTGCCCTGAGCGCACCGCTGCCTGTGCCGCAAATTACCGATGGCAGTCTGTATGTTCCGCTGCAGGCCCTCCTGGCCCTGAACGTTGGCGTGCTGGCCGACACCCCTGACCTGCTGGACATCAGGGCGCCGGCCAGTGTACCCACCACAACGTTGCCGCCTACCCGGCCGGCCCCAGGGACTGTAGCGACAACTCCTGTGTCCCCTTCCCCGGCCGCTCCGGCGCCCGTCCCACCGGCCTCTGCGGCTCCTGTGGCCCCGCCCGCACCGGCCTTCACGCCTGTTGCACGCCTGGATACCGTACGGATCAGCCGGACACTCCACCGCACGGTAGAGGTGCAGCGCGTGGTGCTGGAGCTGAGTGGGCTGGCGCCGCACAGCGTCACCCGGGAGGCACGCGGCCTGAGGGTGTCGCTGCCTGGCGTGAGCGCCCAGAGCAGCGTCCAGACCCTGCCCTCTGGCGACACGCTGAGCGTCACCCAGACCGCTACAGGCACCAACGTGGCCCTGGCCACAGGCGGCGGCCGCAGCGAGATCTTTACGCTGGAGAACCCTCACCGTGTGGTGATCGACACGACCACCTACACCGACACCCGGGTGCCGCCGCCCATCAACCCCGACCAGCTGCCGACCGGGGTGACCTACCGGCACAGCGGCAACCTGCACCTGCTGAGTTTCGACCCGGCACGCTTCCAGGCGCGGGTGGTCAGCGCCCCGCAGGGCCGCGCCATGGACGTGGCCCAGCTGGTCAAGGGGGCTGGAGCGGTTGCTGGGGTCAACGGCGGGTACTTCGACCCGGCCAGCAGCCTCCCGGTGGATCTGGTGGCTGTCGGGGGCCTGATGACCGCCGGCAGCCTCGAAAAACGCGCCACCGTAGGCTTTACCGCACAGGGCGAGCCCCTCTTTGGGTACCCCCGGCCCCGCTATGTGCTCAGTGGCTCCTGGGGAACCGTCACCGTCAATGCTGTGCGCAGCCGGGCCACGCCCAGCCTGCTGACGGCCTTCGTGGGAGACGGACGCACCGCCGTGGGAGCCGATACATTGACCACGCTGTATCTGCAGCCAGGGGCGACCAGCGTTACTCGGGCGCTGAGCGGCGTTAATACTCCTCCAGCCGGCACACTGGCCTTTACCTTTGACCCGGCCCGGTACCCGCAGCTGCCACGTGCTGCCGGGCAGCCGCTCAGTGCCGCCCTGAACTGGCAGGCCAGTGACGCCCCCTGGCCTACCGCCCAGGACGCGCTGAGCGCCGGCCCGCTGCTGCTGCAGGGTGGCCGGGTGGTTCTGAACCCGGCACGCGAGGATTTTGACACCCGGACCAACATCTGGCGGCCGACCCGGCAGGTGGCCTTTGGCACGCTGAATGGTCAGCCGACCATTGCGTATCTGGAACACGGCACACCGGAAGCCTTTGCCGCAGCGCTGGCCAGGGCCGGAATGCAGGACGCCGTACGTCTCGACAGTGGCAGCAGCGCCACCGCATACCTGTCTGGCGGCTACGCCGATCTGGGAGGCTACCTGAATACAGTCTGGAGCCGCCCAGTGCCGAACGCGATCGTGTTCGTGCCCAAAACGAATACTGCGCGGACGAAGTAG
- a CDS encoding DUF2256 domain-containing protein → MSSIDTRSEPRSGPMAEKGTWPEKSFGGGRRPSERPSKICAGCGLPFTWRRKWARDWDQVRYCSDRCRRAARRPA, encoded by the coding sequence ATGAGCTCCATAGACACGCGCAGCGAACCCCGGAGTGGCCCCATGGCTGAGAAGGGCACATGGCCTGAAAAAAGCTTCGGCGGTGGGCGCAGGCCGTCTGAGCGGCCCAGCAAGATCTGCGCCGGGTGCGGGCTGCCGTTTACCTGGCGGCGCAAGTGGGCGCGTGACTGGGATCAGGTCCGGTACTGTTCCGACCGCTGCCGCCGCGCGGCGCGGAGACCAGCATGA
- the uvsE gene encoding UV DNA damage repair endonuclease UvsE: protein MTGAPAYGLVCLTVGPEVRFRTVTLSRYRMLSPAEREAKLLDLYSDNIARLRGAAAYCAARGIRLYRMSSSLFPMLDLAGDDTGEAVLSSLAGPLREAGEAFRTAGIRVLMHPEQFIVLNSERPEVRASSLAALTTHARVMDGLGLERSTWNLLLLHGGKGGRAAELQALIPDLPESVRPRLGLENDERAYGPQDLLPVCEATGTPLVFDAHHHVVRERLPDQEDPSVRLWVLAARNTWTPPEWQVVHLSNGIDGPQDRRHSHLITQLPSAYADVPWIEVEAKGKEDAVSALMQAHMPAGI, encoded by the coding sequence ATGACCGGGGCGCCGGCCTACGGACTGGTATGCCTCACGGTGGGTCCGGAGGTGCGCTTCCGGACCGTGACCCTCAGCCGTTACCGGATGCTGAGCCCGGCGGAGCGCGAGGCGAAGCTGCTGGACCTGTACTCCGACAATATTGCCCGGTTGCGTGGCGCCGCCGCCTACTGCGCCGCGCGCGGCATCCGCCTGTACCGTATGAGCTCCAGTCTGTTCCCGATGCTCGACCTTGCAGGGGACGACACGGGCGAGGCCGTGCTTTCCTCATTGGCCGGGCCGTTGCGCGAGGCGGGGGAAGCGTTCCGGACAGCCGGAATTCGCGTCCTGATGCATCCTGAACAGTTCATTGTGCTGAACAGTGAGCGTCCCGAAGTCCGGGCCTCCAGTCTGGCGGCGCTGACCACCCACGCCCGGGTGATGGACGGCCTGGGGCTGGAGCGCAGTACGTGGAACCTGCTGCTGCTGCACGGCGGCAAAGGTGGGCGCGCCGCTGAGTTGCAGGCCCTGATCCCCGACCTGCCGGAATCGGTCCGCCCACGCCTGGGCCTGGAAAATGATGAGCGCGCTTACGGTCCCCAGGACCTGCTGCCGGTGTGTGAGGCCACAGGCACGCCATTGGTCTTTGACGCCCATCACCATGTGGTCCGTGAACGGCTGCCTGATCAGGAAGACCCCAGCGTGCGCCTGTGGGTGCTGGCTGCCCGAAATACCTGGACGCCGCCCGAATGGCAGGTCGTGCATCTCAGCAATGGCATCGATGGTCCGCAGGACCGGCGGCACAGCCACCTGATTACGCAGTTGCCCAGTGCGTATGCCGACGTGCCCTGGATTGAGGTGGAAGCCAAGGGCAAGGAGGACGCGGTGAGTGCACTTATGCAGGCGCATATGCCCGCCGGCATCTGA